From Sporocytophaga myxococcoides, one genomic window encodes:
- a CDS encoding GlxA family transcriptional regulator — protein MKNITIVVPDCGVNLNSIGGAFEILRRANDFWIKTGNESRLEIHIAGFMRELKAHESYLAIHPIDIRTIQRTNLVIIPSLIDDFSKVVNTNRALIDWIYKQYQNGAEVASICSGAFLLAATGLLNGKSCSIHWNKAVEFKRMFPEIKVAEDKIITDENGIYTNGGAYSFLNLILYLVEKIFDRSVAVYCSKVFQIDMERTAQSHFTIFNIQKGHGDELIGKAQTYIEENIDAKISFENLASELAISRRSFDRRFIKATGNTPMEYLQRVKVEAAKKELEKGRKSIFEIMTDVGYADDKAFREVFRKITGLSPAEYRNKYNRSVA, from the coding sequence ATGAAAAATATAACGATAGTTGTTCCGGATTGCGGAGTAAATCTGAACAGTATTGGAGGGGCTTTCGAAATACTTCGGAGAGCAAATGACTTTTGGATAAAGACTGGCAACGAATCCAGGCTTGAAATTCATATTGCTGGCTTTATGAGAGAGTTGAAGGCTCATGAAAGTTATCTGGCTATTCATCCCATTGATATCAGGACTATCCAAAGGACAAATCTGGTAATTATTCCATCTTTGATAGACGATTTTTCAAAGGTTGTTAATACTAATAGAGCGCTTATTGATTGGATATACAAGCAATATCAGAATGGCGCTGAAGTTGCCAGTATTTGTTCCGGGGCTTTTTTGCTGGCTGCTACTGGGCTTCTGAATGGTAAAAGCTGTTCTATACATTGGAATAAAGCTGTTGAGTTCAAAAGGATGTTTCCTGAAATAAAAGTTGCGGAAGATAAAATCATTACTGATGAAAATGGGATCTATACCAATGGCGGTGCTTATTCTTTTTTAAATCTCATTCTTTATCTTGTGGAGAAGATCTTTGACAGATCAGTAGCGGTATATTGTTCAAAGGTATTTCAGATAGATATGGAGCGAACCGCTCAATCTCATTTTACTATTTTTAACATACAAAAAGGTCATGGAGATGAACTGATCGGCAAAGCTCAGACTTATATAGAAGAAAATATAGATGCAAAAATTTCGTTTGAAAATCTGGCCTCAGAGTTGGCGATAAGCAGAAGAAGCTTTGACAGAAGGTTTATCAAAGCAACAGGCAATACGCCAATGGAGTACCTTCAAAGGGTAAAAGTAGAAGCAGCTAAAAAAGAACTTGAAAAAGGCCGCAAGTCAATTTTTGAAATTATGACGGATGTCGGATATGCAGATGATAAAGCATTCAGAGAAGTCTTTAGGAAGATTACAGGCTTGTCTCCGGCAGAATACAGGAATAAATATAATAGGAGTGTAGCTTGA